CCTACACACAACTACCTGACCGACTGGGCTTGTATTACTATCCTTTGTTGTCTGTTGtctgcctttttttctctcccattGATCTTCAGCAGAAGCATAGGTGATTCAATGGAACCGATTTGCATTATGTTGTATGCATTTTAATTTCCCACCGACCCACACCGGCCTCAGACAGTGCACCATTACACCTGCACACGCTTCACCGTTGCACTCGCACAGTAATTGGAAACAATTGTAGCCTTCTAAAGCCTTTTGCAGGCTTTAACCACTCTTTTGGGTTTTCTAATTAATTCACTTTTtaaacgctctctctctctctctttccttctccCTCTGATCCACTCCTTCTTCACTTACACTTTGTTTTATTGGCACAAATTCTGCACTTCTTCTCGGCACTCGGTTTCACAAGCACTGACACGATCACACTCGATCACAGTCGATAGTACACCGTACCGCCGTCAAAGACACCACCGATCCGACTAATTCTTATTCATCCGCGACTCCCGCTTTTATACCTTTCCGGTGCTGGACACGGGCTCCACAGGAAAGCTCAAGACGACACGCCGAGGACGCCAAAAACTTGTTCTGCGACATTTCGTTCTTGGTCGGTGATTCTTCCGTTGCTGCGTTTCAGGTGAAAATAAATCCACCACGGAGGGCGTAGACAGTTTGtaccatttttatttatacttgTTTCATGTTgtttaacataaaaaagaggATGCAATAACGATGGCTTTCTTTGCGGGGCATTAACCGCAGAGCGGCATCCTTGCATTGCAAACGGGTTAATTTGCAACGGAAGCTTCAGATACTAATCTATGAAGGAGCCCCTTGCACGCTATCTAGTGCCATCTAGTATTCGCGCGGCGTCGTGTAGAATATTAACGGCCGCGCGCAACGATACACATTAGATACCCACGTGCTCTAGGAAGCGATGAGCAAGCATCTCGGTCCGGCTGCAAACCCCACGATTGGAAGTCTTTGCGCATCGCGCCGTCAGCTCAAGCCCTTGAGGCCGCTACGCACCCCGGAAGATTGCGGTAGCTCTTCTCGACCAAGCAACACGTGCGAAAGATAAAACCGATCGACAGGGACAGAGCCACTTCTTGCTGCAGTGCGTGTGCGTACTGGGCGCGTATCGCGCAACAAATTGCAGCACTCAAGTGCTCCAGTTCATCCCATGCGCTCTCAGTCGCTGTGGCTGGCTAGCTGGCTGTCCAGCCGGCCGGCTTGGTCGTTTGGTCGGGGCATGCAATTGTCATCGAACCGATCGAACCGGTATTCCCATTCCCTGCGCCTTGCCCACGAAACACCGGAAAAGGCTGTTGGTCGCCCTTGATCTTCAGCGCAGCACGCACCACAACATATTACGCCACAGGAGCGCGCAAGGGAGGCGTCGAGGCGGTGTTGATTGGCGAATCCTTTGGGCACGATTTCGCGGCTGCCAGATGCTGCCTGCCACTTGTCACGATATATACATATCCCCTTAGTAAACCGCAAAGACTATCCCAGGCCAAATTAGACCTACCGCGCGACTGCGACTGTTTCAAACTGGTTTCGCGTACGGTATGCGCGTAGGTGCGCGGCTTCGCAGCTTCCCGAATTCCCGACCGGTACACGCATACGCAGCATTCCCATTCGTTccgttaaacaaaaaaagaggagAATCGACCAAAATTCTGAATAACGTTACGCAAATTGGGGTAAAATACATTCTTCGGGATGTACCGTTGCTTTTCCAAACGGGATGGTTGCTGTCTCGCACGCGAAAACTTAAGCCTGTGCCGTACCCAGCCTTGCCGCGGTTCGAAAAGCAGCTTAATCTGTCTTatgcaaattaaaatttcGTTTCGATTATTTCATCCCCTTCTTTTTGGAGGAGCAAAGTGGGGTGTTGGGAGGATGTGCGAATGCAGTGAGGCGGTACAAACAAACGTTGTTGGGTGACATCGTCATCTGTCCCCTTTGGCTTTGGGAGAGTGGAtgctttcctctttttttttttttttttttttttttttgaagagaGATGGAAATTTAAACCCGTAAAAATTAACAAGCACGATCGTGTTACATAGCAGCCATGTTTTGCCATTGGGGGTCATTGACTGGGCCCACTCTCACACGGTGCGTCGCAATCGGTCGCTTATGGAGACGCCCAGTAAATATTCAAACGCAAAACGGTCCAGATGaacgtttttgtttcaattggtctgcaatatgcaaaaaaaaagaagcagataAGATTAATGTATTTGTTAAtgctctttttgtgtgttctttAAAACCTCAACTTGAACAACTGGTTACAGAACGCAAACCTCAAAATGTCAAACGCTCCGCTTATTTGCCCGGGCCCCGGTTCGGTACACCCTGGAAACCCGTTTTGAACGGACGGCGACGGCAACGGCCGGACAgcagcaaaaatcaataacacAGCAGAATCCGGACAAATAAGACCGTACTAATAAATGCCACCAAAATTCGATCATTTCGGGCAGCGAAATCGATGGGAAGTACAATACAATCAGGTGGCTTGTACGCTGCAGACAGCAAATGTCATAGACCTTTCAGCCGCGGTGCGTTTGCTGTTTTATCGTTACATTCTCACATTGACTCGCTACCTTTCGGTGTTGCCACACTGGCCGGAGGGAAGAGGTGGCAATTAATATTTATAATGCTTATCCATTGTACCGAGTGTACCGAGGATGGTACTTCGCACTGGTTTGTCAATGAGGCAGAGTCCCATCTTGGTGCGTGTACATTAAACGACACCGAAGATATGGGGCGCACAGACAGCTCCGCTCGCGTACAAAGTGCTGGTCTGATGGGTGTGTTTTTAGTTTTACCGCGTCAAGATTGAATGTCAAGATCGAGCGCTATTACAGCCCATGGCTGGGTTGGGATGGGATGGTGCCACCCCCTCCAGGTGGAAACCCGTTTCGCAACACGCATCGTTggcggggtgtgtgtgttcggatcgCGTGCGTGCAGCCATTGCGCTTGCCAGAGTGAAACCGGttaatgcttgttttgacTTTCTTCGTAGCCTAGCTACCCGAGCACTGATAGCccgttttgtttatttatctcGTACAATCGGTCCGTTTTATCACCCCACTCTTTCTTTGCGCGATGCTGCTTGCTTGCTGCAGCCTGTGAATGTTTACACTGAAGATCCGCTCTGATGCAGCCTTCCCTGTCCCTCATACCCGATAAGCATTGTGTGCCTTGCTTCCCGCTTTACCACTTAATGTTGAGGGCTGAGTTAATTTTTTCGATCTGATGATAGCTGGTGTGCAGCAAGCTCTGCCGCTTGTTCAGATCCCCTTCGCTGTCGAAGAACGTGGCGTACATGGTTTGGACGCAATCGTTCTCCGGGGTCGACTGTGGCAGCGAACGGTACATACACTCCAGCTCGGCCGTTAGCTCGCGTGCGGCCCTACCTTCCTCGGGCCGTATCTGGGCACCGCCGTTCAGACAGCCGGACGGGCAGGCCATGATCTCCACGTAATCGTACGTACTTTTGCCCCGCTTTAGCTTCTGCACCATGTTCTGGATGTTACGAAATCCGTTCGCGATGGCAAAGCGCATCAGCACCTGACCGTTCTGCTCCAGCACCGCTTCGCGCATATCGTTGTTGCGCAGTGGTTTGAACGCGACCGTGTCCAGCTGGACGTTGAACAGTTTGCGGGCGGCGTACTTGAAGATGTACTCGGCGTATCCGCCCGAGCCGGACGATTCGTGGCCCCAGACGAAGGCGGCCGGCCGTACTGTTGGCCAGGGCCAATCGATGGCGCATCTTTCTACCAGCTGGAGCGATGGGAGCTCGAGGCTGTTGAGCATCTGTTCGATTTCGACTGCAGAAAGGCGACGGAAAGGGTTTTGGTAATTTCCATGAAATCCGTAATACAGCTTCAGGGTTACTTACTGGACGTGATCACACAATCCACATCGCGGCTGTTTTCCACCTCGCTGAAGAAGTCTTCCCGCGATGCTTCCAGCTTTTTGTCGTAGCAGGGCATCACCGTGACGTGATAGATCCGGTCGCCGGTCGTTTGCAGCTGCTTGGCCAAATATTGCTTTACCAGTACGCCCATTATCTGCTGCGGCGAGCGGGTGGTCGCAATGTACGGGAGGATAAAGTTGCCGTGCGTTTTCTCCGCATAGCACACCCATCCCGGACAGGAGGAGGCAAGCATGGGCAGAAGTTTGCGGTTGGTGTTGTACCGTTCGATGAACTCGTTGCGGCACTCGATCAGCGCTAGATCGTCGGCTATCTTTGTGTCAACGACCATATCCGCACCAAGCTTCTTAAAGTAAcctgaaagtgtgtgtgtgtgcatttattAGCAACTTGATGTAATCAACAACGGTGAATCTTATCTTACCAGCGATATGCTCGAACGTGTCTTCCGGTGTGAGATTGTACTTTCGTGCCAGCGACAGAATCGGTTGCTGCGAGACAGTGAACACGACAAACTTGATCTCGTCACGTTGATTGTTCAGCTTGGCCAGATTGTTCGCGTTCATGACACGCAGCAGCTCCTCTTGGCTTTGTTGCGATATCAGCACGCCCTCGGCCGAGGTAATGCAGCCCGAACAGGCCAAACAGTCAGCGAGCGTTATTTCCACCTTTTCCAGCTTTTGGATTCCGCTCTGTGGGAAAAAGACGtgtaaacatataaacatttCCTGCACTATTTGTTGGTGGTTGATTTTACCGAGGATTCTTGCACGTAGGAACCATCCTCCTGGATTGTTATCTTTGCTccggttttgcttttgctcgtCTCGATTTTTACAGGTTTGATACATTCCTGTGGGGGAGAGTTTTATTGCACTGTTGGACTTTTATGATTGCACTTATGCTTACCTGCGACGGTGTAATGAaatcatccaaatcggtaAGCTGAAGAGCGCTGCTAAAACGCGACATTGCAACAACCAGAAAAATGGATTACGATGTTTTGGAAACGCAGCAATTTTtggtaaacaaaacacatctgATTTTGACAGCTGCGCTGAAAATCGAGCAACTGCACTGCTCGAACGTTGAAGCGCGCGCCCCACTgggcaaa
This sequence is a window from Anopheles merus strain MAF chromosome 3R, AmerM5.1, whole genome shotgun sequence. Protein-coding genes within it:
- the LOC121596451 gene encoding probable cytosolic Fe-S cluster assembly factor AGAP009023 encodes the protein MSRFSSALQLTDLDDFITPSQECIKPVKIETSKSKTGAKITIQEDGSYVQESSSGIQKLEKVEITLADCLACSGCITSAEGVLISQQSQEELLRVMNANNLAKLNNQRDEIKFVVFTVSQQPILSLARKYNLTPEDTFEHIAGYFKKLGADMVVDTKIADDLALIECRNEFIERYNTNRKLLPMLASSCPGWVCYAEKTHGNFILPYIATTRSPQQIMGVLVKQYLAKQLQTTGDRIYHVTVMPCYDKKLEASREDFFSEVENSRDVDCVITSIEIEQMLNSLELPSLQLVERCAIDWPWPTVRPAAFVWGHESSGSGGYAEYIFKYAARKLFNVQLDTVAFKPLRNNDMREAVLEQNGQVLMRFAIANGFRNIQNMVQKLKRGKSTYDYVEIMACPSGCLNGGAQIRPEEGRAARELTAELECMYRSLPQSTPENDCVQTMYATFFDSEGDLNKRQSLLHTSYHQIEKINSALNIKW